The window TTTGCATATTGGGCATTTGTCCTGATGGGTAACCATGATTTTGGTTCATAACCATCCCTCCCTTTCTCCTTCTCTTCTCCCAAAATATGCAAATATTTAAAGATGGTTACTTGAATTTTTCGGGACCGATAATAAGGGAACTGATGACCCCAACCGTGATAATCGCAATGCAGGAAAAAAGAAAGATTCTCAGGCCTAATACACGGAGTCCAGCTGTCACAATCAAACCGTCAATCATGAAGATAATGATTCCTATATTCAAGGAAGAGGCGTTGGCCACTAATTTTGCCACTAAATCCGTCCCGCCGGTGCTAGTCTGATAGTGGAGCATGAGTCCGGTACCCACTCCAATAAAGGTTCCGCCTAACAGGGCGCTTGCCAGAATCGGCAGATGCAGCTGACCCTTAAGCGGTGCCAGCCAATCAATGAAAAAGGCCGCCGTAAACAGACCGTATAGACTGTGATAAAAATACATTCGTTCCCGATACCATGTATAGAGAAATAAAGGAATACTTAGCAGTACCATGCTAATTCCAATTTGGGTATCAAAGTAATAATGTAAAATAAGGGCAATCCCAATGATGCCGCCATCTATTAGATGATAAGGGACTAAAAAACCATTAATACCAATCCCGATTAACAGGCAGCCAATTAACACAACAGGTATTTTCTGAATAATAAAAGTCACCTTCATTTTAGAGGAGATAAACTACGGAATAATATATGTCCAAGACTTTTATCTTAGAAGGATTTTATGATTCGTCATTTATGAAAAAAAGTATATCTGGTGAGGGAATCGTAAAGAATGAAATAAGTTAAGAAAGCAGACAAAAAGAGCTAATCAGGCTGATTAGCTCCTTTGTTTCTGCCTATTGGGGTTTAGCCCATATTGGGTTCTATATGAATATGAGAATCATTAATCTGATGCTCGTCAAACAGACGGTCTTCCACATCCTCGGCAATCTGGTGGCCTTCAATCACCGTTAAGCTCGGTTCAACAAAGATGGTCGCATCAACAATCGGACGATTTCCATGGAGACGTGCTTTAATGTCCTTAACCAGCTGAACGCCAGGAGTGTTACGAATCGTCTCCTCAATTTCGTTTAGCTTTGACACCTCAAAGGCATCTGTTAAATCGAGGGCTGCATCCTTGAAAATATTCCAGGCCGTATAGCAAATGATAACCCCGACAATGCCGGCCGTCAGTGGGTCAAGCCAGCCAATTCCAAAATAGGAGCCTGTAATTCCGATGGCAGCACCGATACTAACCAAGGCATCTGAGCGGTTATCCTGTGCCGCTGAATAAAGGGACTTATTATTGAGCTTTTTTGATAAACCAAGATTGTAGCGGTAAATACCAAACATAAAGAGGGCAGAGGCTAGGGCGACAAAGGCCGTTATGATTTCAGGGGTCGTATCACTCGGATTGAAAAAGGCCTCGACCGAGCCGATAATAACTTGAATTCCCACTGATATCATAATAAACGCCGCCACTAATGAAGCAATCGTTTCAGCTCTGGAATGGCCGTAGCGATGATTTTCATCGGGCGGTTTTTGTGAGATTTTTAAGCCGATAAGGACAGCGAGTGAAGCCATAATATCGGTTAAGTTATTCAAACCATCTGCTTTTAATGCTGCAGAATTCCCTATATAACCCATAATAAGCTTAAAAGCCGATAATACCACGTAGGCTGAAATACTAATCAAGGCTCCTCGTTCCGCCTTTTTTAAGTTGGAGTTCCCCATTGCAAGCCTCCTAGTCATTACATACAGTTTTTCCACCTATATAGTATTGATTGGGGCAGACGATTATATACAAAGCGGGAGTAGTGTCTGAAAGGGTAAAAATGGAAGGAATCATGGCAAAAAAACCAATTTACCGTTTATTTATCTAAAATTCAAAAAATATACACATGACTTCTCTTTTTTTAGTTGAACTTTTCGCTAAAGTTTATCATAATATATATGAACACATATTCATATAAGAAAATATAAAGAACAGATTAGAAAGCAGGGATTGGAAATGGGTCATCATCACGGTCATTCGCATGGGCATTCACACGGTCATCACCATCATGGGCATTCTGCAAATAAAAAAGCGCTATTTCTTTCATTTATTATTATTACCTCCTTTATGGTGGTGGAGGTAATCGGAGGATTATTAACAAACAGTCTAGCACTTCTAGCTGATGCCGGCCATATGCTCAGTGATGCGGCAGCACTTGGACTCAGCTTCTTTGCCCTTAAATTAGGGGAAAAGGCTGCATCACATTCCAACACTTATGGATATAAACGGTTTGAGATTATCGCCGCTGCCTTAAACGGACTGACCTTAATCATCATCTCATTATATATTTTTTACGAGGCGTTCCAACGCTTTGCCAATCCACCTGAGGTGCAAAGCCTTGGCATGCTGACGATTTCAACGCTTGGCCTTGTCGTAAATATCATTGCTGCTTGGATTTTAATGCGCGGTGACAAGGATGAAAACCTCAATGTGAGAAGTGCTTTTCTGCATGTATTAGGGGATATGCTTGGCTCTGTTGGTGCCATTGTCGCAGCACTGCTGATGATTTTCTTTGGCTGGGGAATCGCCGACCCTATTGCAAGCTTGATTGTCGCAGTACTGATTATTATCAGCGGCTGGAGAGTGACAAAGGATGCGTTTCATATTCTAATGGAAGGCGCACCCGCTCAAATTCAAATGGAGGATGTAAAGGCGTCATTAGGAAAAATTGCAGAAGTGACAGAGGTGCATGATCTTCATATTTGGTCTATCACTTCGGGAATGCCGATGCTGAGCTGTCATATTGCGATTTCAGAGCATGGCGTTCATGATCATATTTTGGAGCAGGCGCAGGAGATTCTCC of the Bacillus tuaregi genome contains:
- a CDS encoding cation diffusion facilitator family transporter; this translates as MGHHHGHSHGHSHGHHHHGHSANKKALFLSFIIITSFMVVEVIGGLLTNSLALLADAGHMLSDAAALGLSFFALKLGEKAASHSNTYGYKRFEIIAAALNGLTLIIISLYIFYEAFQRFANPPEVQSLGMLTISTLGLVVNIIAAWILMRGDKDENLNVRSAFLHVLGDMLGSVGAIVAALLMIFFGWGIADPIASLIVAVLIIISGWRVTKDAFHILMEGAPAQIQMEDVKASLGKIAEVTEVHDLHIWSITSGMPMLSCHIAISEHGVHDHILEQAQEILHDDFGIEHSTIQVERNELGCPNPHQGCN
- a CDS encoding YitT family protein translates to MKVTFIIQKIPVVLIGCLLIGIGINGFLVPYHLIDGGIIGIALILHYYFDTQIGISMVLLSIPLFLYTWYRERMYFYHSLYGLFTAAFFIDWLAPLKGQLHLPILASALLGGTFIGVGTGLMLHYQTSTGGTDLVAKLVANASSLNIGIIIFMIDGLIVTAGLRVLGLRIFLFSCIAIITVGVISSLIIGPEKFK
- a CDS encoding cation diffusion facilitator family transporter, giving the protein MGNSNLKKAERGALISISAYVVLSAFKLIMGYIGNSAALKADGLNNLTDIMASLAVLIGLKISQKPPDENHRYGHSRAETIASLVAAFIMISVGIQVIIGSVEAFFNPSDTTPEIITAFVALASALFMFGIYRYNLGLSKKLNNKSLYSAAQDNRSDALVSIGAAIGITGSYFGIGWLDPLTAGIVGVIICYTAWNIFKDAALDLTDAFEVSKLNEIEETIRNTPGVQLVKDIKARLHGNRPIVDATIFVEPSLTVIEGHQIAEDVEDRLFDEHQINDSHIHIEPNMG